The following coding sequences lie in one Rothia sp. SD9660Na genomic window:
- a CDS encoding ABC transporter ATP-binding protein produces the protein MTAVVRTQGLTKIYGSTAALSDINITLEEGLIYGLAGRNGSGKTTLLAALIGQVTPTSGSVELFGTKPSGRILARTHFQRTHLAYPDGLKVRDVLRLASLAYPAWDETLADTLIKDFALNPAAKARKLSDGQASALGIIVALASRAELTLMDEPYSGLDPVARTIFYDRLLTDFALNPRTIVLSTHLLNEIAPLLDRVLMLRDGALVLDGSHDEAATSAHEIAGSQDAINVYLARTGLVDAVARQRAIGSLVTALLAAPLTETNEQLAVSLGVHIQPVSLQDSLAVHSDATYSPLLEPQGGRHD, from the coding sequence ATGACGGCAGTAGTACGCACCCAGGGCCTCACCAAAATCTACGGCTCCACCGCAGCCCTCTCAGACATTAACATCACCCTGGAGGAGGGGCTTATCTACGGTCTGGCCGGGCGAAACGGCTCCGGTAAGACCACTTTGCTCGCTGCCCTCATCGGGCAGGTTACCCCCACCAGCGGTTCTGTTGAACTCTTTGGTACCAAGCCGAGTGGGCGCATCCTTGCCCGAACCCACTTTCAACGCACCCACCTGGCCTACCCCGACGGACTGAAAGTGCGGGACGTCCTGAGACTGGCAAGCCTAGCGTATCCGGCCTGGGACGAAACCCTGGCTGATACCCTCATCAAGGACTTTGCCCTCAACCCTGCGGCCAAGGCTCGCAAGCTATCCGATGGGCAGGCATCCGCCCTAGGAATCATCGTTGCCCTCGCCAGCCGGGCAGAACTCACCCTCATGGACGAACCCTACTCCGGCCTGGACCCTGTCGCCCGCACCATTTTCTATGACCGGCTCCTAACTGACTTTGCCCTCAACCCACGCACCATCGTCCTCTCCACCCACCTGCTCAATGAAATTGCGCCCCTGCTAGACCGCGTGCTGATGCTCCGTGACGGCGCCCTCGTACTCGACGGGTCCCACGACGAGGCTGCCACCAGCGCCCACGAAATTGCCGGTAGTCAAGACGCTATCAACGTCTACCTAGCCCGTACTGGACTAGTGGACGCCGTCGCCCGGCAGCGCGCAATCGGTTCGCTGGTCACAGCCCTACTCGCCGCCCCGCTCACCGAAACGAACGAACAGCTTGCGGTCTCGCTCGGAGTTCACATTCAACCCGTCAGCCTGCAGGACTCCCTGGCCGTACACAGCGACGCCACCTACTCACCCCTACTTGAGCCCCAAGGAGGTCGCCATGACTAG
- the pyrE gene encoding orotate phosphoribosyltransferase — protein sequence MTNLSTTLPIEEARERLRELISELAVVRGKVTLASGKEADYYVDLRRITLHHEASRLVGQVMLDLLDSAGIEFDAAGGLTMGADPVGHAIMRTAGDQGRAIDTFVVRKAQKSYGMGRQVEGPSVEGRRVVAVEDTSTTGGSALTAVEALRKAGAEVVAVAVIVDRATGAKEHIEEVAGVPCLYAYSKTDLGLD from the coding sequence ATGACTAACCTCTCCACCACCCTCCCCATCGAAGAAGCCCGCGAACGTCTGCGCGAGCTCATCAGCGAACTGGCCGTTGTGCGCGGCAAGGTCACCCTGGCCTCTGGTAAGGAAGCCGACTACTACGTTGATCTGCGCCGTATCACCCTGCACCACGAGGCCTCCCGCCTGGTTGGCCAGGTCATGCTCGACCTGCTCGACTCAGCCGGAATCGAATTTGACGCCGCAGGCGGCCTGACCATGGGCGCCGACCCCGTTGGCCACGCCATCATGCGCACCGCAGGCGACCAGGGCCGCGCCATCGACACCTTCGTGGTACGTAAGGCCCAGAAGTCCTACGGCATGGGCCGTCAAGTTGAGGGCCCCTCAGTGGAAGGACGCCGCGTGGTAGCTGTCGAGGACACCTCCACTACCGGCGGCTCCGCCCTCACCGCCGTCGAAGCCCTACGTAAGGCTGGCGCTGAGGTTGTAGCTGTTGCCGTCATTGTTGACCGTGCAACCGGCGCCAAGGAGCATATCGAAGAGGTTGCGGGCGTGCCCTGCCTCTACGCCTACTCCAAGACCGACCTGGGCCTGGACTAA
- a CDS encoding RNA methyltransferase → MADLEATEPETESSEREIGVGPWEGEWPEGDHWDPELLREGDRRNVLDHYRYWTMDAIIADLDTRRHSFHVAIENWQHDLNIGTVVRTANAFLAKEVHIIGKRRWNRRGAMVTDRYQHVRHHPTVEDFVTWAKGEGLAIIGIDIFPDSKQLETYDLPKDCVLVFGQEGPGLSEEIHAAAEATLSIEQYGSTRSMNAATAAGIAMHAWIRRHEFGQRVS, encoded by the coding sequence GTGGCAGACCTAGAAGCAACCGAGCCCGAAACCGAGAGCTCGGAGCGGGAAATTGGCGTCGGCCCCTGGGAAGGCGAATGGCCAGAAGGCGACCACTGGGATCCCGAGCTACTGCGCGAGGGCGACCGCCGCAACGTCCTTGACCACTACCGCTACTGGACCATGGACGCCATCATCGCCGACCTCGACACCCGCCGCCACTCCTTCCACGTAGCCATCGAAAACTGGCAGCACGACCTCAACATCGGCACCGTGGTGCGCACCGCTAACGCCTTTCTGGCGAAAGAAGTGCACATTATCGGTAAGCGCCGCTGGAACCGGCGCGGGGCCATGGTGACCGACCGCTACCAGCACGTGCGCCACCACCCTACCGTCGAAGACTTTGTGACCTGGGCGAAGGGGGAGGGGCTTGCCATTATTGGCATTGATATTTTCCCCGACTCCAAGCAGCTGGAAACCTACGACCTGCCCAAGGACTGCGTGCTGGTGTTTGGTCAGGAGGGGCCCGGCCTGTCAGAGGAGATTCACGCGGCCGCCGAGGCAACCCTGTCTATCGAGCAGTACGGCTCCACCCGGTCTATGAACGCAGCGACCGCCGCTGGTATCGCCATGCATGCCTGGATCCGCCGCCACGAGTTTGGCCAGCGCGTCAGCTAG